The genomic segment ACGCTGGTGGTTTTTATAGAATCATGACAGCCGCAAATGCAAAAAGAGAATATATTGACTGAGGCGTATGGAACGCACCAGgctatttaaatgcatttacctTCTCATCTCAGCCTTTATTGATTTGTATTGGAACAATAATTTGAGTCTCTATTTTGTGATTTCCAAAACAGCAAAGCAAGCCATTCATGTTGAGCGACAATGATAATCCTATATTATGTATGATCAGCAGCTGAGAAAATCACAGACAATAACACAACACAAACTCTCTCTGTGAGCTTCCATGTATGTTTACATATATTGCATATATTGTTTAAAGAGTGTTGCAACATGTATACCGTACCAACAGTAATGTATTTACATACTTTATGATACTTACGGACAATGGAAGCCTTGGCTTCTTAACTTTAGCTTTGGTTGAagttatacatatatatatatatatatataactaaatTTCGGCTCATTTATCTCCACATACCCTTATGTTTATTCATGCTGTTACAAAACCGTCCCCTGAGGCCTGTCCAATGACATCCATAAACTAGCTGAATACTTGTGCGGATATTAAGCGAACTTTCTGAAGTGAACTCACACTAAGCCTGAGGACAAACTGTGCTAGTCGTGATTATACTGTTGACTGATtaaatgctctctctctctctctctctctctagcacAGAATCGAATTAGAAGAGCTGCATTGGTGACACATGCTGTTATAGGCATAATGTTGAGTTTCTCAGCTAGATTTTGACAATCTTTGAAAGTCTTTAAAGTGAAAGGGAACACTACATGCGATGAGAGGCCACTTGATTTGAGGTTCTGGACAACACAGGCTCCAAAGACATGCTgtctattattttaaaacattcaatacttcaaatgcaaataacatcttaaagggatagttcacccaaaaaggaaaattatgtcatcatctactcacccttgtgtcttTCTAAACTTGTGTAACTTTATTTCTTCTACAAAGGATGGTATTTTGATGAACGttataaccaaacagttttggtttttattgtatagacaaaaaaacaaaacaaaacaaaaaacactgatacatttcttaaaatatcttcttttatgctCCACTGAAGGTTTGgaatgaggatgagtaaatagcCTATTAGGAATAATgcaataattttaatgaattatccctttaactctATAGGGATGATCACTATATAGGACTTAACCCCGGGCTATCGtcatttaaaacactgcttttaactccgggtaaaggagcgtttcacacttgtaatttagatgcagggttagcaccgctttttacctgGGGTTATATAACCCTGCTCTGGgttgcggtgccaaacttgcacagtgtgaaacgatgcggtgttagaatgttacaactagatgcttagcaaccgaCAACCAATCGCGTGCCTTATATTCTCACGCTTTGGGTAGTCGCGATGTAGGCCTAAACAGTCGTTTCTGCGTATgataggaaaaatgtcaaacggcGATGGAAAACGCGACAATTGAAGTAAGGAAGAGACCGCCACTATTACCTTTAGTTTATAGTTCGAAAagttcactcagaaaaaaaacttgatattaCAGTCAGCAATGTGTAATATGAGGACACGCAATGCTAGAGCCTTAAAACAGGTCACGTGCTGCGTTTGTCCACTCGGTGACACTGACACTGCAAAATGCAGATAAGGACTTTAATCCGGGGTTTATGaatgtgcagtgtgaaacggTAGTTTAttaatacccaggattaatatggtatgagcagtgtgaaacgtaaATGAAGATAACCCAGTATTCCGTTTATcaggggtttagaatgacccagggttaaatatttcaagtgtgaaaagcccttatgGGTACCAAATCAATTATCAGctgattttttaatttatcagtACTGGCTGTTATTGGATATTTAATAACTTCCTCTTTTTTACATTCATATTACCTTTTTGCTGTCATCTAACACACTTAaatttaatctttaaaatatctaatatataacgctgttaaatgtaatctttagcaaaataaatatccattttcATACTCTGCATTATGCCTATATTcactttcagcatttttttatttattttttttatttatctatttacacaaaattgtatggaattttaaaattgtcCATTTATTTGACCATGGCATGAAATAATTATCGGCTTATTGGCATCGGTCTGACATGTAGCCTAATATCAGTGCATCCTTATCTTAAACAACTCATGAAAAGGAAACAgaaaataatgtgattttttgtAATGAGGAGTAAACCAACACTAAAGTGCTATTATTAGCAACTCTCCTCCAAAAACAAATGCCTCCTAATCCGTTTTCCTAACGTCATCTGTCCCTCAACGTCACTCTCTCATCAACATTCCTTCCATCTTTCTGTTAATCCTCAGTTTGAACTGTCATTCCTCAGTATTGTTGTTTATGCAGAGATGAACACCCTCAGGACCTgtgtttactgtaatttttagaTTGACAGGCATCGCAAGCTTCTGACGCCTGCATTTGTAAATCACGGCAAATTGCTTTGGATGGCAGGCTGGAGAAAAATGGATGGAGAGCAGACGGAACGGGAGAGAGGAAGGGAATGGCTATTTCAGGGAGCGAGTGTCTGGAATGCCAGCTGTTGACTCAACCCCCCCATCCCCCCCACCCTCCATCCGTATCTCTCTCCCTTTCCTATCTTTGAGTCTTTGTCAGAGCCCCTTTCTCAACCTCAAGCCCTCATCACACAAAACTTTTCCGATCACAGAGCCCCTCTCTCTCGCACGATAATTATAGCACACTGTCATCCTacaattaacacacacacacacatagaagtAAGAACTCTCATGCTAGACCCACCATATAAAAGACAGTCAGACAGGCAATACCCACACCAGGGAGACACAGCTAATACAAACAGGCTTGAGAGTGGATTCATACCATGTTTTAAAAAGGCAGGGCTCAAAACTACTTCATTTATAAACTCTGTGCTCACCATATCAATCCAAAGCTCTGACTGGATATCAATTTGAGGCAAAGAAACCATCTAAACACTAATGAGTGGGACCAACTCCTCTGCCTACCGATCGGAGCGCAGTTACCACCAGACGTCATCCtcctcatcttcatcctcaACTTCAACAAACCCATACATGGAGAAGAGCCGGGGACTCTTTGCTGAGGACTTTGGATCTTTCATGTGTCCAAAAGATGCTTTGGGATTTCCAAGTGAGTTATTAAGGCTGATTCCAGTTCATTAGGGATCTATATAGCCTAATGTATCTTTATCAGCTTTAACTCattaaagatttttattttggatATGAGTATcagtatttactgtatatattcaCATTCTATTATAGTTTTAATGACTGTACAAATGTGTCAACTGCATGAGGCCTATTTATGGTAGTATATGAATTTCAAGACTGCATGAGACATTTGACTGTTTGTCTGTGTGATATATATGTGAAGGCAGATGTATTATTCACGGTTGGTATGTGTAGaagtatgtttaaaaaaacaacaacaacagattaTTCACATGTGCTATACAAGGGCACCTGGGGGGCAGAGAAAGGGTAAATTAGGGAATGTTTTGGGCCAGAGCCAGTGCTGTGACTTCACTGTTGGGGAATGACTTAACAGCGCAAGGGCAATCTGTTGCTGAGCGTGATGTATGGATATAAAGTGGTTGTCTAAGATTCACCAAGGCAAATTTTCACACATCATTAGAGAGGGATATTAATGTACAGGAATGCCCATTTGTAACATAGTGGTGCTTGCGTAATTATAACTGAGACTATATACGTACAATACTCATTGCTGATTTAATTAACTCTCTGGTGGTCTTCAAAAAAATTTATGTTGtgaattttttacttcattggaATGGTAtgaaactttttgttttttgtggtgCCTGCAATATGAACACACAAATAATTGACAATAATAACGACAATGGATGTCAAAATATATCCAAATGGAAAACCtaataaaagtaattatgtCTGAAAATACTTCAATAAGCAACTAGTGAAAATACATTCATACCATAGTATTACACATGAATTTCTCGCACTAGGCTGGCATCTGCCTTACATGAATTGGATAGAACTGAATATCGTTTTTcttctaatatttgtattattttatacatgAAAAAATGGATAATTTAGAGGTGAATATTGTTCAGTATCATGAAATCccctcaaaaaaagaaaaaaaatataataaattcctttcattaaaaaaagttatgctTAGTCTTGACCCAGAAGTGTGACCCATGAATAATACCACAGGGTTAATACTTTAGTTGATAGTTTCAGTCACATTTAGAAAGCATGATGTTGtcactgaaaataaaattttgattgGAGTTCACTTTATTTCATAATCTTGGCTGTTTTAAGCTCCCACTAAGAAAAAATAGTCCATTACGATGTAGTAAAACAATCTGCCTAGCAACACGACGAAAACTGCAAACAATTCTACAGTAATAGACCTATTAATATGTCATTTTTAAACTCAGTCGATAATTAAGATGCAGTGTGCAGTCTGCAGTGTGATACGAGAAACATGAAAGTAGCGCCGCCATGGATGACAGCGAATATAAGAATATAATTTTAGACCCCTGGACGGTGCGATTGGCAAATCATAATCAAGTATTCAAGAACGCATGTGTAATTTCAGATATCATGTAAGTTTTGATGTTTTCCTTTAGACAGAACAGGGACAGTTGGGAACGTCAAGACTCTGGGAGACACATACCAATTCACAGTGGATGTCCAAGACTTCTCACCTGAGGATGTGATAGTCACCACCTCAAACAATCAGATTGAAGTTCATGCTGAAAAGGTAAACAGACACAGACCTCTGTATAATAcaactgaattttcagaataTCATTCATTCCCTTATGTATGCATTTTGTTCAACAGCTTGCTGCTGATGGGACAGTGTTGAACACTTTTACCCATAAATGCCAACTACCAGAGGATGTGGACCCCACCTCGGTCAAGTCATGTTTAGGGGCTGATGGGACTCTCACTATAAAAGCACAGAGAAACACTGCAAAACTAGAGCATGCACAGACGTTCCGCACAGAGATCAAAATTTAGATCTTTCCCCTCTTGCTGTATCTGTTTCCCTGTGATAAATGACCTTGAAAATATAGCTACTTAGTCCTGCTTTGTCATTCCTCCATGACCTTCTCTCATTTCTTCTCATTAGACTTGGATGGAATTTAATCCTGTCATATGTATTCAAAACATTCAAGACAAATGCACTGCTAACGTCAATTCCCTGCTATCTGCGTATCACCTTACAGTATACATACAGTGGgatccaaaagtctgagaccacattgaaaatctgTGATTCAAATTTTAAACTTAGAAAGAAAGAGAACATTTTGGGATTTTGAGAgtagaaaagaaaaattatgtatatttaaattaataagaaatgttttggaTTCTGCACTATTTCTGTGACACTAATCATGTGACTCTTTGTACAGGCGGTTAGATGTTCTTGGTTTCATTTAAGCTCAAGATGTTTTTTCAGTCATTATCCAGTtatgctggagaacatgatcatcaggtttgaCACAAACTTGTCGAGTTTATGCAGCTCGAATGCTGCTATCATTAAAGGAAAAAGGACTAACCAAGTTTGCTATCTTttcaagatattgttgaaaaaagttaaCTTATCACATTTTTGGAGCCTACTGTATGACAAACAATCAAAACAAATGATGCAACTAATTCCCAAATGGCGAAAAACCTTATTGTTATCAAAAGGTAcattttctaaatgtaaaattgtgttgtgtgattaaaatgctactttaaaacagaataaaaccaGGACGCCTTTGATGAATATTTTGAGCTTGTGAGTCAGTGGTTTGGTTCTTGTCCACTTCCATTAAAATGAACATCATGAGCAAATGTCAGGTACTCTATGTGTCTCTGAGTACTTATTCTATAAATAGAGTCTGCTGTTATTATTCAGTCTTATCATCTACTATTTTTACGCTTTATGTCATCCATCAACCTCTCACTGTGCTGTAGGCTACCAGATACAAATGTATGAAATCACTACCTGTTGTACATATTAAAACAgattatttctttcaaaattggaaattaaaattaaaaaaggaatTATCCCTGCATCCAGAGAATAGCGATGGAATATCAAAAACTCTACCATGCTGAACATCCTAAACCATAATCTGCTGGACTGGATTAGGCTGGTCTGGTCTCCCAGCCATCTTAAACTAGTCTTTGCTGGTTTAACTAGGTCAGCTGGTCTCCAAGCCTAACCATCTGAAAaatggaagaaaagaaaaaaatcctttaaaaacaGATCAGCTAAAACCAGAAAATGTTTTCCAGCATTCaaagtttatattaatattctaAATTCTTGAGGAAATATGAACATTTACATTAGATTAAAAATGTAGCAACATATAGATGTACTACTGTTATTTGAATGTGATTTGGGAACATAAAGCTTAATAAGCTTAATGTATAAGTAAAGCACCTAAAAAACAAACAGGCCAATTTTTGCCCCAAGATACATGGTAATGGTTCACTGACGATTTagttaatgacaaaaatgtgcAGTAAAACTGCCCCCTTCGATTTGCATATATTAattcaaaacatattttaatatgtaaccCGTGGTGGTGTTTAAAACGCATTAATGACCCAATTCATAAACGAGCTGCGTTTTATTTTATAGATATTTCCTCACTCTGGTCTTATTATTAGATCACTATTTTTAATAACAGCTAAAGTTCGCCGTCATGTGGTCAAAACAGTTACAAGAAAAACCCGCGCATGCGCTATGGTGCTTAACTTCCAGCCATTCGCTCGGCCACTATCAATCGATCAGAGAGCGGAAGATGGCGGCGCGACGAGGCTGAGCACTGAGATCGATCACCGAAACACTCGATTGGACGGATCAGCTGAAGTCTGGAAAAGCTAGAAACTCGTCCATTATATAAGGTAAAGAACGTCAAACATGACCCGATCATCCTGTTGTTTTTAGGACTACTTTTCAGATACGTCTCTAAACGAACGCGCAGCTAAAATGAGCAAAGAAGAGGCAGGATCATAGCCCGCCTCTGTCAGCGCCATCTTGATCCAGCAGGGCCAGGCACGCTAAATTAATCCCggagctgagagagagagagaggactcATAATCAATCCGCAACATCGTCACATTCTTGTTGGGTTATTGCGCAGTTGCTCGCCAAATCACTAGACACATTTACTCGCTAAAGCCAGACAATCAGACATCATTGTGCTCGACTCGGCTGATAATGACAGTTTGAATTAGGCTGCAGGACAAAATGTCCCGAGCGAGCTCGAGATAAACGTTTCAGTgtcacacagaaacacacacacggacTGTTACGTAATGATGTTTGTTTACTGAAGTAAATAAAGTCTGTTGGATGATTAATGTTTGGGCAATGTACATGCACTGAATCATAATGAGAATAATGCACCATGGAGGGATAATTTTGTACTGTGGATTAGATAATTTCATTGAAAGGATTACATATTCAGATAACCTACAGCAGTACTGTTGGATGAGATGTAGATCATAGAACAGGAATAAATCTTCAGTTTTAGTACTTCAAATTGTGAAAGTACTTGCTTTGAAAAATACAATATTGAATCATGGCGATAATCACTATAGACACGAAGGACGACGTTTTCTCTGCATTATTCAGATGGTTGTGTGTTGATTCTTAAACTTTTACATATGGTAAATTGACAGGGACTGTGACAGAATTTATATGAATGGGCTTGGGACAAAGTTGACCATACAAAGGTCCTGGTTCACCTCAATTTGTTTACATCCTTGCAAACTGAGACATTTTGTTTGTGAGGCTCAATTTCAAAAGCAGCAAtagtgcaataaaaaaaaaaatatattcttttcttttcatgaTCAGGATACTGTGGCCTTAAGTGCTATAGTCTGCTGCATCAGTTATGGACTTTCCTTGGCACAGTGGGAAAGTCCTTGGGCAACTTAATGAACAACGTCAATTGGGTCTTCTTTGTGACTGCACTTTTGTGGTGGATGGAGTAGACTTCAAAGCCCACAAGGCTGTGCTGGCAGCATGTAGTGCTTACTTCCGCACACTCTTTTTGGACCAGAAAGATGTTGTTCATCTTGATATCAGCAATGCAGCAGGTAGGCTTGCATTCTTATGGAGAACTTTAATTAAAGGGGCTGTCcacctaaaaatgtaaatttggtcatcaattactcatcctcatgtcgtttcaaatgcatttctttctttctgcggaacacaaaagaagatattttaaagaacgtTGGGAACCTAACAATATTGGTGCCCATTGAtctccattgtatggacaaagaacacaaaatattttctttcatgttccacaaaagaaagaaagtcatacacttttggaacaacatgagggtgagtaattatttttGGGTTAACCCCAAAAATAATCCCATTAATCTGATCTTTTGTagttaattgtatttaattaaattttaacatttctgTGCTCATTAGTTGTTTTTCTGCCTTTGTCCAATGTGTTCAATCTTTTATTCAGGTCTTGAGCAGGTCCTTGAGTTTATGTACACCGCAAAGCTGACTTTGAACCCTCAGAACATAGAGGACGTTATTGCTGTAGCTACTTTCCTTCAAATGCAGGAAATTGTCAATGCTTGTTCAGCTTTTCAGTCCTTGACTGTCCCTTCATCAACCAAACCTGGTTAGTGCAGAGTTCAGATTCTCATATGCTGTTAGTTTAAGAAGGTACTAAAGTTATGTCTTTCAAGTCACCCTTTCTCATTTGTGTTCATGAAAAGTAGTAGTAACTGAGCCGGTGGAGGAGCAGCCGAGATCTGTGAATAATCCGGAGGATGCAAGTTCCCAGGAGGAGCAGGAGAGTCATTCAGTGACTCAGAATGAGGTTCCTGAAGTGAAGGAAACTCCCTCACAGTCGGAAACAACAGAAACCCAGGAGACTGTGAGCAACATGACTGagaaacaaagcacaaagtctcTGAGAGCTGTCAGCAAAATTAGTGGGCTGTCCAAAACGAGACAAAAAAAAGCCAGTCTCTTGGATAGTAAGGCAGaaacagaggaagagagagcCACAAAAGAGATTCCACCCTACCAAGATGACCCTTCTGATGCAGACTACACTCCTAGTTAGTGTCCATTCTCTACTCGTAGTGcttttgttaaagggatagttcacccaaaaatgaaaatttgatgtttatctgcttaccctcagggcatccaagatgtaggtgactgtttcttcagtagaacacaaatgatgatttttaagtccaaccgttgcagtctgtcagtcttataatgcatgtcaatgggaactcaatctataagagtcaaaaaaacatgcacagacaaatccaaattaaaccctgcggcttgtgacgacacattgatgtcctaaaaCACGAAACAATCGgattgtgcgagaaaccgaacagtaattatataatattttttacctctaatacaccactatgtccaactgccttgagcgcacgcACGGCATCcagtgcgtgaggtgtgtacgcgctctggcgtagtttaaaggattagtccactttcaaataaaattttcctgataatttctccacgtcatccaagatgttcatgtctttctttcttcagtcgaaaagaaattaaggtttttgatgaaaacattccaggattattctccttatagtggacttcaaaggtctctccaaacggttgaaggtcaaaattacagtttcagtgcagcttcaaagggctttaaacgataccagacgaggaataagggtcttatctagtgaaacgatcagtcattttctaaataaatacaaacacaaatgatcgcacgtgcttccgctttccgtattcttcaaaaagcttacactctatgtcctacgccttccctattcaacttacggaatgaACGCGGCGCCaattccgttttttccgtaagttgaatagggaaggcgtaggacatacagcgtaagctttttgaagaatggaagtccactataaggagaataatcctggaatgttttcatcaaaaaccttaatttcttttcgaccaaagaaagaaagacatgaacatcttggatgacatgggggtgagtaaattatcagaaaaattatatttgaaagtggactaatcctttaaactacgctagagcgcgtacacacctcatgcaccggatgccgtgcgcaAGGCacttggacatagtggtgtattagaggtaaaaaattatataaatactgttcagtttctcgcacaaaccgatcgtttcgtgtcttaggacatcaatgtgtcgtcacgagctgcagggttcaatttggatttgtctgtgcatgtttttttgactcttatagattgaGTTGctattgacatgcattataagactgacagaccgcaacggttggactTGAAAagcatcatttgtgttctactgaagaaacaaagtcacctacatcttggatgccctgggggtaagcagataaacatcaaattttcatttttgggtgaactatccctttaatgttaaccATGTTTCAATACTTGTGTGACACTATACTGCTCCTACAGATCTCTCACAGAGGATGGCGGCTAAACGGTCGTATGTTAGCACAAGGAGAAGCAAGTCGAAATATGCAACCGTTCACACATCTGCACAAGGTAAATTCTGCCTTATATAACTATGGTGTACATTCAccttatatttttatgtttaggtTTCATAACTGTTAACCTTTTTACTAAAAGCTGATGACACAGAGGAAAGTGTGTCAAAAACTGAGAGCGTGGAGAACGTGGTACAAGAAGAGGATGAAGGAGAGGATGAaggagaagaggaggaggagcagGAAGAAGGAGATGAGGAGATGGACACAGAAGATGGAGAAACGACGGGTTCGGAGGGGAAGCAGTCTGCGACCGCAGCTGAGCGCAGTGAGTCCAGAGCATATGGCTCCATCATACACAAATGTGAGGTGAGAAATTCTTCAATTTTGTGATCTTTATTGTCTTTGTCCTTTAGAAAAGTTGtatacactcttaaaagtaAAGGTTTTAATAGGTTTAATAGATCTCTTTTCTgttgtattttcattttggttatCTGATTCGTGCAGGACTGTGGGAAGAAATTTACACACACAGGCAATTTTAAACGTCACATGCGCATCCACACTGGTGAGAAGCCATTTAGTTGCAGAGACTGTAACAAAGCCTTCTCAGACCCAGCTGCCTGCAAAGCACATGAGAAAACACACAGGTGAGCCTAATGCTCTTCCTCTACAGTCTC from the Ctenopharyngodon idella isolate HZGC_01 chromosome 22, HZGC01, whole genome shotgun sequence genome contains:
- the hspb7 gene encoding heat shock protein beta-7, translated to MSGTNSSAYRSERSYHQTSSSSSSSSTSTNPYMEKSRGLFAEDFGSFMCPKDALGFPNRTGTVGNVKTLGDTYQFTVDVQDFSPEDVIVTTSNNQIEVHAEKLAADGTVLNTFTHKCQLPEDVDPTSVKSCLGADGTLTIKAQRNTAKLEHAQTFRTEIKI